A stretch of the Carassius carassius chromosome 6, fCarCar2.1, whole genome shotgun sequence genome encodes the following:
- the LOC132142602 gene encoding mediator of RNA polymerase II transcription subunit 19-B-like, producing the protein MTEMLSSLYGQPDSQGPAGPSALAFGSGKPRVTLSQNMGPMCFPHQMVDERGPIRTPAAMNEPFYMLQELPMENELTGDTNLITHYNLEHAYNKFCGKKVKEKLSNFLPELPGMIDSPSIQDNSSMRSLIEKPPVCNNSFSPLTGAMLTGFRLHTGPLPEQYRLMHIQPQKKKNKHKHKHHRPQDPLPPEMPSDSDHKKKKKKKDDDPDRKKKKKDKKKKKNRHSPDQPGMTGAQPSSSLR; encoded by the exons ATGACAGAGATGTTGTCCTCGCTGTATGGTCAGCCTGACTCACAGGGTCCAGCAGGGCCATCTGCGCTCGCCTTTGGATCTGGGAAGCCTCGGGTAACGTTATCCCAAAACATGGGTCCGATGTGTTTCCCTCATCAGATGGTGGATGAAAGGGGTCCGATCAGAACACCCGCCGCGATGAACGAGCCTTTCTACATGCTGCAAGAACTGCCCA TGGAGAATGAGCTGACGGGAGACACGAATCTCATCACACACTACAACCTGGAGCACGCTTATAACAAGTTCTGCGGGAAGAAGGTGAAGGAGAAACTCAGCAACTTTCTCCCTGAGCTTCCTG GTATGATCGACAGCCCAAGCATTCAGGACAACAGCTCTATGCGATCTCTCATTGAGAAGCCACCAGTGTGCAACAACTCGTTCAGTCCTCTCACTGGGGCTATGCTGACTGGCTTCAGGCTACACACCGGccct TTACCAGAGCAGTACAGACTGATGCATATtcaaccacagaagaagaagaacaagcaCAAGCATAAACATCATCGGCCTCAGGATCCCTTACCACCAG AAATGCCATCAGATTCAGAccataagaagaagaagaagaagaaggacgaTGACccagacagaaagaaaaagaagaaagataagaagaagaagaag AATCGCCATAGCCCTGATCAGCCAGGCATGACTGGGGCTCAGCCCAGCAGCAGCTTGAGATGA
- the LOC132142601 gene encoding thioredoxin-related transmembrane protein 2-B, with the protein MALLTPLFAFLYHLPQVYKWLLKPYYIASLFMSVAFLLVRKTPGICEHLSTQREDGNSCDFDWREVEILMFLSAIVMMKNRRAITIEQHLGNIILFSKVANVILFFRLDIRLGLLYLTLCIVFLMTCKPPLYMGPEYIKYFSDKTIDDELEKDNRVTWIVEFFANWSPECQSFASVYADLSLKYNCAGLKFGKVDIGRYSEVSKKYRVSTSPLSKQLPSLVLFQGGKEVMRRPQVDKKGRAVSWTFTEENIIREFNLNELYQKSKKLDKTKGEKFERPTESAFAPVPEEEEPEAETIAAMDTESKKDK; encoded by the exons atggCTTTATTAACACCTCTCTTCGCGTTTCTGTATCATTTGCCGCAGGTTTACAAATGGCTCCTAAAGCCATACTACATCGCCTCGTTATTTATGTCTGTCGCGTTCCTGCTTGTCCGCAAAACACCTGGGATCTGCGAACACCTTTCGACGCAGCGCGAGGACGGCAATTCATGCGATTTTGACTGG AGAGAGGTGGAGATACTGATGTTCTTAAGCGCTATAGTCATGATGAAGAACAGAAGAGCAA TTACCATTGAGCAGCACTTGGGGAACATCATCCTCTTTAGTAAAGTAGCCAATGTGATTCTGTTCTTCAGACTGGACATACGTTTGGGGCTTCTCTACTTGACATTGTGTATtg TTTTCCTGATGACCTGCAAACCTCCTCTCTACATGGGCCCTGAATACATCAAGTACTTCAGTGATAAAACCATTGAT GACGAGTTGGAGAAGGATAACAGAGTGACCTGGATCGTGGAGTTTTTTGCTAACTGGTCACCAGAGTGTCAGTCTTTCGCCTCGGTTTACGCTGATCTGTCCTTGAA GTACAACTGTGCAGGGCTGAAATTTGGCAAGGTGGACATCGGTCGTTACAGCGAAGTATCCAAAAA GTACAGGGTCAGCACTTCTCCTCTCTCGAAGCAGCTGCCCTCTCTGGTGCTCTTCCAGGGAGGAAAGGAAGTTATGAGGCGCCCTCAGGTGGACAAAAAGGGACGGGCAGTGTCTTGGACCTTCACAGAG GAAAACATCATCCGCGAGTTTAACCTCAACGAATTGTATCAGAAATCGAAGAAGCTTGACAAGACTAAAGGAGAGAAGTTTGAGAGGCCCACTGAATCTGCGTTTGCCCCTGTGCCTGAAGAGGAGGAACCGGAGGCCGAGACCATCGCTGCGATGGACACAGAGAGCAAGAAGGACAAATAG